The DNA window atattataaaaacatttatatatgttAGCTTTCTTTTGCAACACCTGTGCTCTTCACCCAGTCCTTCACGTTCATACTGAGACGAACGAGTCTACTCAACAGTCTTTCCCACATCTTAGTCATTGGAACAATGGAGCTGACCCTACAAATTTCCTCATAAAAGCATACATCTTTCAGCAGGTCAATATTGTAATTGAGTGAATGACAAAGTCTCTTAATGCAAATGTTTGAATTGTCACTTACCAATTGCTTCAGAATACAAATAGCTCtccttgcttttcaaaatgacagTATACTATTTCCTCCAGTCGATCAACCACTCTTTCTTTTAGGAGATGAATCTCTAATTTCACATGAAGATTTTTTGATTCGATTGCAAGATATCTCAATGGGTAAGTGTTAAAATTAGCTGatgcttctgcattttctgatgaaacaaAAGAATCCTTACAACAACTTGTCTTGTGCACACAGTGGCCCAGAAGGGCATATATGGGATGCCCACTAtctgtttttcccccaaatgcATGAGAAATGTGTGAGGTACTGTTTGTAATTGCTACAATAACACTGAAACACTATATAAAAGTGACTGAGAAATCTACTTTTCACAAAGGATTTCTGGCTTTTTTGCTAATGGGCAAGCTTAGTGAAGTTAAGCCTTGTCAAGGCATGTCTTCAAGGTAAGCTTTTTGAGCTTTTTATCTTTACAAATCCGTGAAGCCAGGGTGGTCTTGAAAGCCACTGCCATTCTCGCGGCCCTGCAGTAACGGGATCTAGAGCCACAGAAGGTATAATTTGCCTGTGTATCTTTCAAATGCCTACTTGGATGCTCCTTGCTTTGAAACGATGCAGGGCGCTTTCATTACATTCACACAAGAATTAGGAAGTAGTTCACCTTTGAGTTaccttcttttaaattttttttctcagttaagTGGAAGTTGTGgtcagaaacacattttttttttttttgattttgcgTAAGGTGAGGAGTGGGAGTGTGATCTTTGATGGATACATGAACATAGCCAATTCTAGACCTAAAGGTATTTGTTTgagaaactgctttaaaatatcactTGAAACATAATACAAACTTAATTCAGATTGGTGCTGCTTGGACTGCTATAGAGTCCAATAAAATccctataaaaatatttgcatatttgctCAAAGATGCATGTTTTTGTTGGTGGATTGCAGTCAGGAAAGGTGATAACGGCTTTTCCCTACTGCATGTATATACGGAATGGGTTAAGCAATAAAAAGGTGTTACGTTTATCAGTTTAGGATACTTTTGATATATCAGAGAGGTTCTctcagtaaagaaagaaaatagatcCTTTTTGAACTGTCGGTTTGCTTTTGAGAATAGAGAGATCTACGGTTGGGTAACATATTATGAACAAAAACTTACTACGGAGCTGTCAGCAAAGCAGGTCAGCATCTGTCACCGCATTGTCAACTGGACACTTTTATCCAAGCCATTGCAGTTCCAAAATCAGCAAGAACGGTAGCACAATGTACACCAAGCAACTGAAGTTGGCCTGTGAAAAGAACATCAGTAGGCAGCTCGGGGATTTTTAGTGTAGGTTAAAGCATAGCACTGGTTCCTGACACCTCTTCTCTACTGGTATCATCAGTAACAGCATGCAGGAACCACTGTAAGCCTTTGAATAGCGTTACAGGCAATAAAAACAATCCTATACACATCCACCTGCTTCATCACTTACATTCTGTTCTGTACTGTACTTTTTGAAGCCTTAAAATACCCTATGCAAAAGTTGTTGACGGTGTTGTACAACTGCAAGGCAGGTAATTCAGATTTGGCAACATGCTGAGAAAGGTCTCCAGCTGTGGTAGAAGATCAGTAATCTTGATGGAGGTAATGCACTCCCTAGTGTGAAAGAAGGGGTAGCGTTTGGTCACGTGCAATGGAAATGCAAAACTGGAGGAAATGCAAGAAATGGCTGCTAAGATGATCAGGGAAATGGAGACCTGTCTGCATGAGAGAAGCTTGTTCAGACTCTCTAACTGAGAGGTGATATGGCTGGTCTCCATCAATATTTTAGAAGGCAaacactggaaaggaaaaaaagctaattaaacCGAAGAACAATGCTGGCATGAAGACAAACAGGTATAAACTGACCGTTAATACATTCAAGCATGAAATGAGAAGAACATTTCTAACCAGCAAAGGAAACAAGTTCTGAAACAGGAGATGCAGCAGCAAAATGTCTAAGAACTGTAATGGTGATTTTACAGAAGTTTTTTCTGAGTTTGTATGTCTGTCTGTCAATCCATTGCAAGGAAGCAGATTAAATAGCTTTATCTTGGCTAAATTTGGCTACTGTCCTTTATTgattgaggagaaaaaagcttCCAGATGCACTTGGAGTTCATTGcatggggaaaaggagggaagtTGCTCCCTAAATTGTCCGTCATCTGAATCTAAGCTTTTGTCCCTTGAGCTTGAAGCAAGCTTCCCAAAGGAGAACTCAAATTCAAAAAAGGTCCTGAATTGCTGAGGAGAAGTTATGCATATGACAAACAGAAGACTTTAAAATCCTCTAACTCACATCATGACTCTCCCATTTTAATTAGATCACATCTCATCCCTTCTGGTGAAGAGGGTGGCTGGATTCAAAATCAAACAAGTGATCCCCTTAAATGCCCAACACATAACCGGGATGAAACTTAACATTTAAACCTCTCTTTTATAAGCACCATGTCAGTTATAACCAAAGGACAGCTTTTGACTGCCTATGCATTAGTGTAGTTGAAAATCTCAGCCCCAAACattgcttttcacagaatcataaaatggtttgggttggaagggaccttaaagataacCTAATTCAAACCTCCCTGCTCTAGTCTGGGCCATCTCCTGCTAGAGCAGGTcacccaaagccccatccagcctggccttgaacacttccaggtatagggcatccacagcttctctgggcagcctgttccagtacctcatcatcctctgagtaaagaagTTCCGCCCAaaacctaatctaaatctaccctcttctagTAGATCTTTTTCAATCGTTGTCACATATTCCAAGAATTATGCCAAGTACAACTTCTGACCAGCAATTCAGCAGAAAGCTAGGTTGAAGCTTAGGAGGGGGAGTAGATTATCTATGCTATATAGTGTTTCTTCTACCCTAATTGCACCCATAAGTACCCTCCCTACCACTAGGCAGTCTACATGTTAACAATACTGGCGAATAAAAAGGACAGCAGCCAGGTAAACTTTCATGAGATAGCTCAGGTTGATGAATGtgtagtttaaaaagaaacaaaaaaaaacaaagtagaagGGATGGAGAAACAGAATGCACGTTGTCTTTGGCCAtgcccaaagagttgtggtgaatgcAGTTAAATCTAGCTGGAGGCCGGTCACAAGCGGTGTTCCGCAGGGCTCTGTCCCGGGGCCAGTGTAGCGGGTTTATATGGACAGGTTTCGGTAGCGGGGACcaggaggtgctcaaggccaagTTTGGTGAGGCCCTGGGGAACGTGACAGGCtgcaggtgtccctgcccacggcacGGGGTTGGAACTGGGGAGGTCTCTGAGCTCCCCTCTATGCCCCGTGCGAACACCCCGACACGGCTCAGTGCCGCGGGGGACAGTGGCCGGCTGAGGGGCGGGGCAAAGCCCAGAAGTAGGCCCGCCGCCGCTCCTCCCGCAGTGCCTCCTGGGAGCTGTAGTTCCCGTCCCGGGAAGCCAGAGGGAAGGCCGCGGCGCATGCACAGACCCTGCGCCGTCCTACCGGGAGGACCCGGGCGTGCCTCCCGGGAAGGCCGCTCCCTTCGCTTCCCGGCAGCCCTTTGTTGGGGAGCGCGCCGATTGGAGGGCTGCCCCGGTCACGTGGAGCCCGGCGCCCAACCGAGGCGCGCGGTCCCCGCCCCGCGCCCTTCCGCTGCCCCGCGGCGCTGCGAGATGGCGGCGCCCGGCGGCTGCCGGCTGTTGCGGCTCGGCCGGCGCTGGTTCTCGCAGGAGCCCGccgtgccgccgccgcccgggccgCTCTACCCGCCCGTGGTGGCCTCGCACACGGCCAGGAGCAAggcggcccggcggcggcgcctGGAGCACTTCCACCGGCAGGTGCACGAGGCGGCCTCGATCGAGGAGAAGCTGCGGCTGTACGGGAAGCTGCAGCGGCCCAAGTACACGGTGCACCCGCAGACCTTCGCCCTTAACGCCGACCGCTGGTACCGGAGCTTCACCAGGACCGTCTTCGTgccggggctgccgccgccggcGGAGGCCGCGGAGGAGCCGGGGCCCGCGGCGGGAGCGGCGCCGGACGCGGACGCGGACCTGGACCTGGGCGCGCTGCGCTCGCTCGCGTGCGACgcgctgctgcaggagagcttcTACCAGAACAAGCGGCGGCCGTTCCTCTACCGCGACCAGGAGCACACGCCCGGCCCCTTCCTCACGCAGCTCGTCTCCTCCCTCGCCGCCTCCCTGTGCGGCCGCAACCCGCTGCTGGCGGCCTCGTCTCTTGGTGCGGAGCGGGGGCGGGCGAGGGCGAGGGAactgaggagcggctgagggcaccGGGGTTGTTTagtgtggggaaggggaggctcaggggagaccttactgctctccACAGCTCTTTggaaggaagttgtggggagctgggggtcggtctcttctctcagataattAGCGACAGGACttgagggaatggcctcaagttgtgccaggggaggttcaggttggaaatctggagacatttcttctcagaaggagtagTCAGGCCTTGGAACGGGTtgaccagggaggtggtggagtcaccgttcCTCGGGGTGTTTagggaaaggctggacgtggtgcttaggggcatggtttagtgggtgacattggtagtagggtggtggttggactagatgatctgaaggtcttttccaaccttaatgattctatgattctacaggCACGCTAGGCGGTGGGGCTGGGCGGTGGGCTCTGTCTGCATGAGCGTGCTTGGTGTCGCTGCCTGTTGTCCATCAGCAGGGACGTTGTTTCACATCGTTGCTGCTGACATGTATAAGTGGGTTGTGGTTCTCCCATTTTGCTGCAGCTACAGAGCAGAATTGGGGTGGCTGAAAATGCAGACGGGTGATCTCTGTATGCCTCTCcctctttgttctgtttcagaccTAAATCCTGAGGTTAACTACTACTGGCATCACGGTGAGGAGGTTGTTGTGCACGGACATCGAAAAGGTAGAGTCGATCCTGTGCGGTTTCAGATAGATGATAAGCCGCACCTCCAGCTGCGTGTACCAAAGCAACTTCCAGAGGTGTGGATATTTTCAACAGCAACTTACTAATGTGTATTTTCACTTCAGCTTCTGACTGCTGCCGGAGCTATGCTGTAGCATGTGTTGCTGGTGGTGATAGTATTATGTGGAGGAGCTGCTTAATCAGTTGTATAATGAGTGCATTGGTGTGTTTCTCAAATGATAATGCTCTTATGCCTTGCCGTGTTAAGTGCTTTTCAGATAGTGGGATGGTGTTCTGAACTTCAGCTTGATCATTCTTGTGCGTATGTTGCGTATGCGTTGTTGCCCTTAGGTGCCTGGGGCTGTTAACTTCTTTTGTGCTTGTACGAATAAGTGGAATCAAGAGTGAGAAATGTGATGGGCAAGGTCCTCTTCTCAGAATTTAAGGTGATGAGAGAAACGGAGATGAAAGGACTGGAGTGGGAGAGAGCATACGTAGTTTGAATGTGAGCTCTGTTACCCACTAAAGGCTCTTGTTTTCTTGAATGCTGAGTTTTCTGGGAGCTGA is part of the Cygnus olor isolate bCygOlo1 chromosome Z, bCygOlo1.pri.v2, whole genome shotgun sequence genome and encodes:
- the LOC121061865 gene encoding 39S ribosomal protein S30, mitochondrial-like, which encodes MAAPGGCRLLRLGRRWFSQEPAVPPPPGPLYPPVVASHTARSKAARRRRLEHFHRQVHEAASIEEKLRLYGKLQRPKYTVHPQTFALNADRWYRSFTRTVFVPGLPPPAEAAEEPGPAAGAAPDADADLDLGALRSLACDALLQESFYQNKRRPFLYRDQEHTPGPFLTQLVSSLAASLCGRNPLLAASSLDLNPEVNYYWHHGEEVVVHGHRKGRVDPVRFQIDDKPHLQLRVPKQLPEIVPLESDLGDVPVIDHKPSKLPLFKKQYENKVFIGSKVADPCCYGHTQFHLIPDKLKRERFEIANLEDQIEVVYRANGVASLFAWTAAQAMYQGFWNEADVTRPFVSQAVVTDGKYFAFFCFQLNTLALTVETVKNNPRKNICWGTDSKPLYDVVEEGSVRGFNDEVLLQLVRFLLNRPKEL